One segment of Xanthomonas oryzae pv. oryzae DNA contains the following:
- a CDS encoding ligand-binding sensor domain-containing protein has protein sequence MKNVLLSVLAVLLLSIGLDAAAVNQIETPRMRRFGAPEGLPSRMVLALAQDRQGFIWAATGDGLARYDGIGLQVWQHDPHVASSIPGNEVETLFVDDRDRVWVGVNGSPPSMLDATRTAFTRFPNVGAACDGQVWALAQAQGAIWIGTSSGGLCRREENGRVTTFRATPDAADGLPSNTIMSMVTDARGRLWIGTDSGLVMRDGERFVRIAPDRLGTTVFKLSKDADGTLWVGTSKGLYRVTPAGVLERAPWTGADTVRAATVVHDVHGGYWMGAADGFFRVAPGETALRVMEGDRGSGFLTAHSGVLDVMQDRQGGLWLGLISQGIAYLPPDWRRFSTIFESQGKPLESLYLFNTAADGDSFLVTTGEGVYRLGNDGELVPVLHSDILGGGTVQSVLPAGDGGLWIALRDGITRYTPATGHKRKLAMQIGNSATHRVELMTPGINGEFWISIVGGGVQRRAADGRLLATFHFGTDLSEVGGMVQQLTVRPDGTVWVAAGDGLWVWQGERFRAVIDDARHEVYALAFVSPHEFWVGRSGALERYGWDGQQARLLERIGHEQGLPSTEIRGLALGGTDTVWVITSRGLFAYKCGQPQVHRFSQRDGLPDSEFSMRPPAIGPNDQVLALTTSGIVLFDPSRPFAPAPLARLVIESVQVRRNDAERPQTIAHRGPVILQARDRDLRISARLLSFVDPASAHYRYRVNGYDERWVEEGASGERVISRLPPGDYRIDVQARAGDGDWVAAPALQVEVRPPWWLSMAAQLAASVLCMLLLCLGIWARKKRVRRRQEWVLAQQRQRLAEQASIAKSHFLATLGHEVRTPMTGVLGMSELLLATPLNAKQRSHVDAIRNAGTHLLRLVNDALDLARIEAGKLELMQQAFDPAQLAQELADFMHPIADARGLRFLYRNRFPTQLVVLGDATRVRQILINLLGNAIKFAERGDVSLTLSQHGETLRFKVRDAGPGIGLEQQKRLFQRFEQGEGARTSSRYGGSGLGLAICQELTVAMKGRIRVRSRLGVGTQFTVDLPLPIDRSGTRIATGQVQALAGEPLRILLVEDDPTVAEVISGLLINRGHRVVHAAHGLAALAEAVDGGFDVALLDLDLPCLDGFALASQLRQLGHRFPLLAVTARADSAAEAQALAAGFDGFLRKPVTADLLVEAIAAAREAANTRAVVADGTASGVRE, from the coding sequence ATGAAGAACGTGCTGTTGTCGGTGCTGGCGGTGCTACTGCTATCGATCGGCCTGGATGCGGCGGCAGTGAATCAGATCGAGACCCCGCGCATGCGCCGGTTCGGTGCGCCCGAAGGCCTGCCCTCACGCATGGTGCTGGCATTGGCGCAGGACCGGCAGGGCTTTATCTGGGCGGCGACCGGCGATGGCCTGGCACGCTACGACGGCATCGGGCTGCAGGTATGGCAGCACGACCCGCATGTCGCCAGTTCGATCCCGGGCAACGAAGTGGAAACGCTGTTCGTCGATGATCGCGACCGGGTGTGGGTTGGCGTCAATGGCTCGCCACCGAGCATGCTGGATGCGACGCGCACGGCATTTACGAGGTTTCCCAACGTCGGTGCAGCATGCGATGGGCAGGTCTGGGCGCTGGCGCAGGCACAAGGTGCGATCTGGATAGGAACCAGTAGCGGCGGACTTTGCCGGCGCGAAGAAAATGGCCGGGTGACGACGTTCCGTGCTACCCCCGATGCGGCTGATGGACTGCCCAGCAACACCATCATGAGCATGGTGACAGATGCACGCGGCCGGCTATGGATCGGCACCGATAGCGGGTTGGTGATGCGCGACGGCGAGCGCTTCGTGCGCATCGCGCCAGACCGATTGGGCACCACTGTTTTCAAGCTGAGCAAGGATGCCGACGGTACGTTGTGGGTAGGGACCAGCAAGGGCTTGTATAGGGTGACACCGGCTGGTGTGCTGGAGCGTGCGCCTTGGACAGGGGCCGATACCGTACGCGCCGCGACCGTGGTGCACGATGTGCACGGCGGCTACTGGATGGGTGCCGCCGACGGGTTCTTTCGGGTGGCGCCCGGGGAAACTGCGCTGCGCGTGATGGAAGGCGATCGTGGCAGCGGCTTTCTCACCGCCCATAGTGGTGTGCTCGATGTGATGCAGGACCGCCAGGGCGGCCTATGGCTCGGGCTGATTTCGCAAGGCATCGCGTATCTCCCGCCGGATTGGCGGCGGTTCTCCACCATTTTTGAAAGCCAAGGCAAGCCGCTGGAGAGCTTGTATCTGTTCAATACCGCCGCCGATGGCGACAGCTTTTTGGTAACGACCGGCGAAGGTGTGTACCGGCTGGGCAATGACGGTGAGCTGGTGCCGGTACTGCACAGCGACATATTGGGGGGCGGTACCGTGCAGTCGGTGCTGCCCGCTGGGGACGGTGGTCTGTGGATCGCGCTGCGCGATGGCATCACACGGTATACCCCAGCGACTGGGCACAAACGCAAGCTTGCGATGCAGATTGGTAATTCCGCCACGCATCGGGTGGAGCTGATGACGCCAGGCATCAATGGCGAGTTCTGGATTTCGATCGTGGGAGGTGGCGTACAGCGCCGTGCTGCGGATGGACGACTGCTGGCCACGTTCCACTTCGGTACCGACCTGAGCGAAGTCGGCGGCATGGTGCAGCAATTGACGGTGCGGCCAGATGGCACCGTCTGGGTCGCAGCCGGTGACGGTTTGTGGGTCTGGCAGGGCGAACGTTTTCGCGCAGTGATCGATGACGCCCGTCATGAAGTCTATGCGCTGGCCTTCGTTTCGCCGCATGAGTTCTGGGTTGGGCGTTCCGGTGCGTTGGAGCGCTATGGGTGGGACGGGCAGCAGGCGCGTCTGCTGGAGCGGATAGGGCACGAGCAGGGTCTGCCATCCACCGAGATACGTGGCCTGGCATTAGGCGGCACCGACACGGTATGGGTCATAACCTCCCGTGGTCTGTTCGCTTACAAGTGCGGTCAGCCGCAGGTGCATCGCTTCAGTCAACGCGACGGCTTGCCAGATAGTGAGTTCTCGATGCGTCCGCCGGCCATTGGTCCCAATGACCAGGTGCTGGCGTTGACGACCAGCGGCATCGTGTTATTCGATCCATCGCGGCCGTTTGCACCGGCGCCGCTGGCGCGTCTAGTGATCGAGTCGGTGCAGGTGCGGCGTAACGATGCGGAGCGTCCGCAGACGATTGCGCACAGGGGGCCGGTGATCCTGCAAGCGCGCGATCGCGATCTGCGCATCAGTGCGCGGCTGTTGTCGTTCGTCGATCCCGCCTCTGCGCATTACCGCTACCGTGTAAATGGCTACGATGAGCGCTGGGTGGAGGAGGGCGCCAGCGGCGAGCGCGTGATCTCGCGGCTGCCACCGGGGGATTACCGCATCGACGTGCAGGCGCGTGCCGGCGATGGCGACTGGGTGGCCGCACCAGCGCTGCAAGTGGAAGTCCGGCCGCCCTGGTGGTTGAGCATGGCCGCGCAACTGGCGGCGTCAGTGCTATGCATGCTGCTGCTGTGCCTGGGCATTTGGGCCAGGAAAAAACGCGTGCGGCGACGACAGGAATGGGTGCTGGCGCAGCAACGGCAACGGCTTGCCGAGCAGGCATCGATTGCCAAATCGCATTTCCTGGCAACGCTCGGTCACGAAGTGCGCACACCCATGACCGGCGTGCTGGGCATGAGCGAGCTGCTGCTGGCCACGCCCTTGAATGCCAAGCAGCGCAGCCATGTCGATGCGATCCGCAATGCCGGCACGCATCTGCTGCGATTGGTCAACGATGCACTGGATCTGGCGCGTATCGAAGCAGGCAAGCTGGAGCTGATGCAACAGGCCTTCGATCCCGCGCAGCTCGCGCAGGAGCTGGCCGATTTCATGCATCCCATCGCAGATGCGCGCGGCTTGCGTTTTCTGTATCGCAATCGGTTTCCCACGCAGCTGGTCGTGCTGGGCGACGCCACGCGGGTGCGTCAGATCCTGATCAACCTGCTGGGCAACGCGATCAAGTTTGCCGAGCGCGGCGACGTGTCGCTAACCTTGAGCCAGCACGGCGAAACGCTGCGCTTCAAGGTGCGCGATGCGGGGCCGGGCATCGGATTGGAACAGCAGAAGCGCTTGTTTCAGCGCTTCGAGCAGGGCGAGGGCGCGCGCACCAGCTCGCGTTACGGCGGCAGCGGACTGGGATTGGCGATCTGTCAGGAGCTTACCGTGGCGATGAAGGGCCGGATCCGCGTGCGTAGCCGGCTCGGTGTCGGCACTCAGTTCACCGTCGATTTGCCTTTGCCGATCGATCGCTCCGGCACACGTATCGCCACCGGCCAGGTGCAGGCGCTTGCAGGCGAGCCGCTGCGCATCTTGCTGGTGGAAGATGACCCGACCGTGGCTGAGGTGATCAGCGGCCTGCTGATCAACCGAGGCCATCGTGTGGTGCATGCCGCGCATGGGCTAGCAGCGTTGGCGGAGGCGGTGGACGGTGGTTTCGACGTCGCGCTACTGGATCTGGATCTCCCCTGTCTGGACGGCTTCGCCCTGGCATCGCAACTACGCCAGCTCGGTCACCGCTTCCCGCTGCTGGCAGTCACGGCACGCGCCGACAGCGCCGCCGAAGCCCAGGCGCTGGCAGCAGGCTTCGACGGATTCCTGCGCAAGCCGGTGACCGCGGATTTGCTGGTAGAAGCAATCGCGGCTGCGCGCGAGGCGGCAAATACACGAGCGGTAGTCGCTGATGGCACTGCATCGGGCGTACGTGAGTGA